A genomic window from Martelella lutilitoris includes:
- a CDS encoding GNAT family N-acetyltransferase, giving the protein MDIRLLNGNEAEAAIPALCALLADSIEDNASMGFMAPYDAGAVEAFWRQVAAGVAAGAVILAVAEEEGELVGTVQAGLAQKPNQPHRGDVMKLIVLRAFRGRGISRLLMEALEAECRKRNRWLLVLDTATGSAAEAIYPRLGWNRVGVVPDYALYPEGGYCDTTFFYKRLSDPSP; this is encoded by the coding sequence ATGGACATCAGGCTTTTGAACGGTAACGAGGCCGAGGCCGCAATTCCCGCGCTCTGCGCGCTGCTGGCGGACAGTATCGAGGACAATGCCTCCATGGGCTTCATGGCGCCTTATGATGCGGGCGCGGTTGAAGCGTTCTGGCGGCAGGTGGCCGCGGGCGTTGCCGCCGGCGCGGTCATTCTTGCCGTTGCCGAGGAAGAGGGCGAGCTTGTCGGTACGGTGCAAGCGGGGCTGGCACAAAAGCCGAACCAGCCGCATCGCGGCGATGTGATGAAGCTCATCGTGCTGCGCGCCTTCAGGGGGAGGGGGATTTCCCGCCTGCTGATGGAGGCGTTGGAGGCGGAATGCCGCAAGCGGAACCGCTGGCTTCTGGTGCTCGACACCGCCACCGGCAGCGCGGCGGAGGCGATCTATCCGCGCCTCGGCTGGAACCGCGTCGGCGTGGTGCCGGACTATGCGCTTTATCCCGAAGGCGGCTATTGCGACACGACCTTTTTCTACAAGCGTCTCTCTGATCCGTCGCCATGA
- a CDS encoding histone deacetylase family protein, which translates to MRVIYSEDHKLRDAKTELHGGELVKPFEGPFRVEWIRAALKEKGFDDEVAPARHDLSVPLKLHDAGYLEFLETVWERWLSAGFTTEAIPISLPVRRSYHARPPHNIDGLLGYYANSVETSITEGTYEAAIAAKDCAMTGADYLGEGHRFAFALCRPPGHHAGIDLYGGYCFLNNAAIAAQRMLDNGAKKVAILDVDFHHGNGTQDVTYERDDIFFASLHGEPDDAFPYFWGHREETGKGRGEGYNANFPMPRNTAWPAYGEALEAALRRISAFGAEALVLSLGVDTFEKDPISFFRLRTPDFRTMGARVAGLGIPVLTVMEGGYGVHEIGDNVANVLIGLEEDGA; encoded by the coding sequence ATGCGTGTCATCTATTCCGAGGATCACAAGCTGCGTGACGCCAAGACCGAGCTGCATGGCGGAGAACTGGTGAAGCCGTTTGAGGGGCCGTTCCGGGTGGAGTGGATCCGGGCCGCGCTGAAGGAAAAGGGGTTTGACGACGAGGTCGCGCCGGCGCGCCACGATCTTTCCGTGCCCCTCAAACTGCACGATGCCGGCTATCTGGAGTTCCTTGAAACCGTCTGGGAGCGCTGGCTGTCGGCGGGTTTCACCACCGAGGCGATCCCGATCTCGCTTCCCGTGCGCCGTTCCTACCACGCCCGGCCGCCGCACAACATCGACGGGCTCCTGGGTTATTACGCCAATTCGGTGGAAACCTCGATCACCGAGGGCACCTACGAGGCGGCGATCGCGGCGAAGGACTGCGCCATGACCGGGGCGGATTATCTCGGCGAGGGGCATCGCTTTGCCTTCGCGCTCTGCCGCCCGCCCGGCCATCATGCGGGCATCGACCTCTACGGCGGCTACTGCTTCCTCAACAATGCCGCCATCGCCGCCCAGCGAATGCTCGACAATGGGGCAAAGAAGGTTGCCATCCTCGATGTCGATTTCCACCACGGCAACGGCACGCAGGACGTCACCTATGAGCGCGACGACATCTTCTTCGCGTCGCTGCACGGCGAGCCGGATGATGCCTTCCCCTATTTCTGGGGGCACAGGGAGGAGACCGGCAAGGGCAGGGGCGAGGGCTACAACGCCAACTTTCCCATGCCGCGCAACACCGCCTGGCCGGCCTATGGCGAGGCGCTGGAGGCCGCGCTCAGACGGATTTCGGCCTTCGGCGCGGAGGCCCTGGTCCTGTCGCTCGGCGTCGACACCTTCGAAAAGGATCCGATCTCCTTCTTCCGCCTGAGGACGCCTGATTTCCGCACCATGGGCGCCAGGGTCGCCGGGCTCGGCATCCCGGTCCTCACCGTCATGGAAGGCGGCTACGGCGTGCACGAGATCGGCGACAATGTCGCCAATGTCCTGATCGGACTGGAAGAGGACGGAGCCTGA
- a CDS encoding BA14K family protein, whose protein sequence is MLKAVRKAFVTAVAAGMLAAAAITPAAAHPAGGFHGGGFHGGGFGHYHGVPMGPGPALHGGLHGPVAPHWHGNPGGPGWHGGGRYGPHWHGNPPPPYRPVGPYPGPYFGPVYGGPYGPYGPGWYGGPYWNNWGPAITFGAGALIGGGVAAAASSGDVAPVQAGINPKHYQWCEDHYKSYRASDNTYQPNSGPRKECTSPYY, encoded by the coding sequence ATGTTGAAGGCAGTAAGGAAGGCATTCGTCACGGCCGTGGCGGCGGGCATGCTGGCGGCAGCCGCGATCACGCCGGCCGCGGCGCATCCCGCAGGTGGTTTTCATGGCGGCGGCTTCCATGGGGGCGGTTTCGGTCACTATCACGGCGTGCCCATGGGTCCCGGTCCGGCGCTGCATGGCGGGCTCCACGGGCCTGTCGCTCCGCACTGGCACGGAAATCCGGGCGGTCCCGGCTGGCATGGCGGCGGCCGCTACGGGCCGCATTGGCACGGCAATCCGCCGCCGCCCTACAGGCCGGTCGGTCCCTATCCGGGTCCCTATTTCGGCCCCGTCTATGGCGGTCCCTACGGGCCTTATGGTCCGGGCTGGTATGGCGGCCCCTACTGGAACAACTGGGGCCCGGCGATCACCTTCGGCGCCGGCGCGCTGATTGGCGGCGGCGTTGCGGCAGCCGCATCGTCCGGCGATGTCGCCCCCGTTCAGGCCGGCATCAATCCGAAGCATTATCAATGGTGCGAGGACCACTACAAGTCCTACCGCGCCTCGGACAACACCTACCAGCCCAATAGCGGGCCACGCAAAGAGTGCACCTCGCCCTATTACTGA
- a CDS encoding BA14K family protein: MIRLARKTAAAAIASAFMAVSVLPAEAMPVMKPAPTADNAVQTVQYRGGDRYNDNRGGWGRNRGYDRRYYNGGGWGYNGGRGYRPPPPGYYYDDNDDAWVPLAILGAGALIIGGAVAANQSRQPQQTYGLNPKHYDWCESRYRSYRPSDNTFQPYNGPRKQCLSPYY, translated from the coding sequence ATGATCAGATTGGCAAGGAAAACGGCGGCGGCCGCCATTGCCTCCGCATTCATGGCGGTGAGCGTTCTGCCTGCGGAGGCGATGCCGGTGATGAAGCCGGCCCCGACGGCGGATAACGCCGTGCAGACGGTGCAGTATCGCGGCGGCGATCGCTACAACGACAATCGCGGCGGCTGGGGCCGCAATCGCGGTTATGACAGGCGCTATTACAACGGAGGCGGCTGGGGCTATAATGGCGGACGGGGCTATCGCCCGCCGCCGCCCGGATATTACTACGACGACAATGACGACGCCTGGGTGCCGCTCGCCATTCTCGGCGCGGGCGCGCTGATCATCGGCGGCGCAGTCGCGGCCAACCAGAGCCGCCAGCCGCAGCAGACCTATGGGCTGAACCCGAAGCATTACGACTGGTGCGAGTCGCGCTACCGCTCCTATCGCCCGTCGGACAACACCTTCCAGCCCTATAACGGCCCGCGCAAACAGTGCCTGTCGCCGTATTACTGA
- a CDS encoding class I SAM-dependent RNA methyltransferase, producing MAAETFEIERLGSQGDGIAAHAQGPVFIPFTLPGETVMVAREKSKAIMLSLLEASPERITPACRHFGPDGENGTCGGCALQHLERSAYDAFKRQVVVDALAAHGIDCPVAPLVTSGPGERRRASFAGRRTENGILLGFSSPESHHIVAIEECPVLSPTLFARLPALKLLAGILVSTSDPFRIAVMETETGLDISFAGIKAPSEKRRQAATRAVMSVRGIARLAIGDEIIVEPVKPELNLSGTRVFPPPASFAQATLGAEKAMTDIVVRHLKGSKRVADLFSGFGTFALRLAAKSRVHAVEFDGPALAALDQAVRNRQGLKQVTTERRDLFRRPLLPRELAPFDGVVFDPPRAGAKEQAEELARSDVARIVAVSCNPQTLGRDLAILRDGGYSIDTVVPVDQFFWSAHVEAVACLRRD from the coding sequence ATGGCCGCTGAAACCTTTGAGATCGAACGGCTCGGAAGCCAGGGCGACGGGATCGCCGCCCATGCGCAAGGCCCGGTCTTCATTCCCTTCACGCTGCCCGGCGAGACGGTGATGGTTGCGCGCGAGAAATCGAAAGCCATCATGCTGTCGCTGCTTGAAGCCTCGCCCGAACGGATCACGCCGGCCTGTCGCCATTTCGGGCCGGACGGCGAGAACGGCACCTGCGGCGGCTGCGCGCTGCAGCACCTCGAACGCTCCGCCTATGACGCCTTCAAGCGGCAAGTCGTGGTCGATGCACTCGCGGCCCACGGCATCGACTGTCCCGTCGCGCCGCTGGTGACGTCCGGGCCCGGAGAGCGGCGGCGCGCGAGCTTTGCCGGACGCCGCACGGAAAACGGCATTCTGCTCGGCTTTTCCAGCCCGGAAAGCCATCACATCGTCGCCATCGAGGAGTGTCCCGTGCTCTCGCCGACGCTTTTTGCGCGGCTTCCGGCACTGAAGCTTCTGGCCGGCATTCTGGTCTCCACCAGCGACCCCTTCCGCATCGCCGTCATGGAGACCGAGACCGGTCTCGACATCAGCTTTGCCGGCATCAAGGCGCCGTCGGAGAAACGCCGGCAGGCGGCCACCCGCGCGGTCATGAGCGTCAGGGGCATCGCCCGGCTTGCCATCGGCGACGAGATCATCGTCGAACCGGTGAAGCCGGAACTGAACCTTTCGGGCACGCGGGTTTTTCCGCCTCCGGCAAGCTTCGCCCAGGCGACGCTCGGCGCGGAAAAAGCGATGACGGACATTGTCGTCAGGCATCTGAAGGGCAGCAAGCGGGTTGCCGACCTCTTTTCGGGCTTCGGCACCTTCGCTCTCAGGCTGGCGGCGAAATCCCGCGTCCACGCCGTCGAGTTCGACGGGCCGGCGCTTGCGGCCCTCGACCAGGCCGTGCGCAACCGGCAAGGCCTGAAACAGGTGACGACGGAGCGGCGCGACCTCTTCCGCCGCCCGCTTCTGCCGCGCGAACTGGCGCCCTTCGACGGCGTCGTGTTCGACCCGCCGCGCGCCGGCGCGAAAGAACAGGCCGAGGAACTGGCGCGCTCGGATGTCGCCCGGATCGTTGCCGTATCCTGCAATCCGCAGACCCTTGGCCGCGATCTCGCCATCCTGAGGGATGGCGGCTATAGCATCGACACTGTCGTCCCGGTCGACCAGTTCTTCTGGAGCGCCCATGTCGAGGCGGTGGCCTGCCTCAGGCGGGACTGA
- a CDS encoding TlyA family RNA methyltransferase has protein sequence MTDTAQRLDQLLVSLNHFETRSRARDAVLRGAVTVNGRIARKPGETVPAGSAIAVDDPAGAYVSRAALKLIAALDHFDISPEGADAVDIGASTGGFTQVLLERGAAHVTAVDVGHDQMAGRLAADPRVTNLEGLNARRLAREDIGDRSIGFVVSDVSFISLKLALPPALALAEPGAVCVLLVKPQFEAGKENIGKKGLLKDPALGPKIAEDLEDWLVRDQGWQSLGITPSPIEGGDGNQEYLLAGQKPGATERLDRHGR, from the coding sequence ATGACCGACACCGCCCAGCGCCTCGACCAACTTCTGGTGAGCCTCAACCATTTCGAAACCCGTTCGCGGGCACGCGACGCCGTTCTGCGCGGCGCCGTCACGGTGAATGGCCGGATCGCGAGGAAGCCGGGCGAGACCGTGCCTGCGGGAAGCGCCATCGCTGTCGATGATCCGGCGGGCGCCTATGTCTCCCGCGCGGCGCTGAAGCTGATTGCCGCGCTCGACCATTTCGATATTTCGCCCGAGGGGGCCGACGCAGTCGATATCGGCGCATCGACCGGCGGCTTTACCCAGGTGCTTCTGGAACGCGGCGCGGCCCATGTGACGGCTGTCGATGTCGGCCACGACCAGATGGCCGGGCGACTTGCGGCAGATCCCCGCGTGACCAATCTCGAAGGCTTGAATGCGCGACGGCTTGCGCGCGAAGACATCGGCGACAGGTCCATCGGCTTCGTCGTCTCGGACGTCTCCTTCATCTCGCTGAAGCTGGCCTTGCCGCCGGCGCTCGCCCTTGCCGAACCCGGCGCCGTCTGCGTGCTTCTGGTCAAGCCGCAATTTGAGGCCGGCAAGGAGAATATCGGCAAGAAGGGCCTGTTGAAGGATCCCGCGCTCGGGCCGAAGATCGCCGAAGACCTGGAAGACTGGCTGGTTCGCGATCAGGGCTGGCAAAGCCTTGGCATCACTCCCTCCCCGATCGAGGGCGGCGACGGAAACCAGGAATATCTGCTTGCCGGACAAAAGCCCGGCGCAACCGAAAGGCTGGACCGTCATGGCCGCTGA
- the dxs gene encoding 1-deoxy-D-xylulose-5-phosphate synthase — MTLPAKTSILDRINLPADLRDVEDRDLPQLAGEVRAEMIDAVSRTGGHLGAGLGVVELTIAIHKVFNTPHDRVIFDVGHQCYPHKILTGRRDRMRTLRQENGLSGFTRRAESEYDPFGAGHSSTSISAGLGMAVASKLQDNPRNVISVIGDGAMSAGMAYEALNNAGALGARQIVILNDNDMSIARPTGAMSAYLARLASGRTYLEVRDFSKRLTSYLGKSIDRAISRAVGHARGFVTGGTMFEELGFYHIGPIDGHSFEHLLPVLRNARDNARGPVLIHVVTQKGKGYAPAEAAADKCHAVSRFDVVTGTQAKAKPNAPSYTSVFSRALIEEARHDENVVAITAAMPSGTGLDKFQELYPSRLFDVGIAEQHAVTFAAGLASEGMKPFCALYSTFLQRGYDQVVHDVAIQGLPVRFPIDRAGFVGADGPTHAGSFDTTYLATLPGFVVMAAADEAELMHMVRTAADYSDGPISFRYPRGEGTGIELPERGEILQIGKGRIISEGSKVALLSFGTRLGECREAATVLNAAGLSTTVADARFAKPLDRDLIRQLAAHHEVLVTIEEGSAGGFGAHVIQFLANEGLMDNGLRVRQMVLPDIWMEQAKPEVMYEKAGLDRDGIVDTVFRALGRSGISTGTTG; from the coding sequence GTGACGCTACCGGCCAAAACCTCCATCCTCGACCGGATCAACCTGCCGGCAGACCTTCGCGACGTGGAAGACCGCGACCTGCCGCAGCTTGCGGGCGAAGTGCGCGCGGAGATGATCGACGCGGTTTCGCGCACCGGCGGGCATCTGGGCGCGGGCCTGGGCGTGGTCGAACTGACGATCGCCATCCACAAGGTTTTCAACACGCCGCATGACCGGGTAATCTTCGATGTCGGCCACCAGTGCTATCCGCACAAGATCCTGACCGGTCGGCGCGACCGGATGCGGACGCTGCGGCAGGAGAACGGACTGTCCGGTTTCACCCGCCGCGCGGAGAGCGAATACGACCCCTTCGGCGCCGGTCATTCCTCGACTTCGATTTCCGCCGGCCTCGGCATGGCGGTCGCCTCGAAGCTTCAGGATAACCCGCGCAACGTCATTTCCGTCATCGGCGACGGCGCGATGTCGGCGGGCATGGCCTATGAGGCGCTGAACAATGCCGGCGCGCTCGGCGCGCGCCAGATCGTGATCCTCAACGATAACGACATGTCGATCGCCCGCCCGACAGGGGCAATGAGCGCCTATCTGGCGAGGCTCGCTTCCGGCAGGACCTATCTCGAGGTCCGCGACTTTTCCAAGCGGCTGACCTCCTATCTCGGCAAATCGATCGACAGGGCGATTTCCCGCGCCGTCGGCCACGCGCGCGGCTTCGTCACCGGCGGCACCATGTTCGAGGAGCTCGGCTTCTATCATATCGGCCCGATCGACGGCCATTCCTTCGAGCACCTGTTGCCGGTGCTGCGCAATGCGCGCGACAATGCGCGCGGGCCGGTGCTGATCCACGTGGTGACGCAGAAGGGCAAGGGCTATGCCCCGGCCGAGGCCGCCGCCGACAAGTGCCACGCCGTCAGCCGTTTCGACGTGGTGACCGGCACGCAGGCAAAGGCCAAGCCGAATGCGCCGAGCTACACCTCCGTCTTCTCCAGGGCGCTGATCGAGGAAGCCCGTCATGACGAGAATGTGGTGGCGATCACCGCCGCCATGCCATCCGGCACCGGGCTCGACAAGTTCCAGGAGCTCTACCCGAGCCGGCTCTTCGATGTCGGCATTGCCGAACAGCACGCCGTCACCTTCGCGGCCGGCCTTGCAAGCGAGGGGATGAAACCCTTCTGCGCGCTTTACTCGACCTTCCTGCAGCGCGGTTATGACCAGGTCGTCCATGACGTCGCGATCCAGGGCCTGCCGGTGCGCTTTCCGATCGACCGCGCGGGCTTTGTCGGGGCGGACGGACCGACCCATGCGGGCTCGTTCGACACCACCTATCTCGCCACCCTGCCCGGATTCGTGGTGATGGCGGCCGCCGACGAGGCGGAACTGATGCACATGGTTCGCACCGCCGCCGACTACAGCGACGGCCCGATCTCGTTCCGCTATCCGCGCGGCGAGGGCACGGGGATCGAGCTGCCCGAACGCGGAGAAATCCTTCAGATCGGCAAGGGCCGGATCATTTCCGAGGGGTCGAAGGTGGCGCTGCTCTCCTTCGGCACGCGCCTTGGCGAATGTCGCGAGGCGGCAACCGTGCTGAATGCGGCGGGGCTTTCCACGACCGTGGCCGATGCGCGCTTTGCCAAGCCGCTCGACCGCGACCTGATCCGCCAGCTTGCCGCCCATCACGAGGTGCTGGTCACCATCGAGGAAGGATCGGCCGGCGGCTTCGGCGCCCATGTCATCCAGTTCCTCGCCAATGAAGGCCTCATGGACAACGGCTTGCGGGTGCGCCAGATGGTGCTGCCCGATATCTGGATGGAACAGGCCAAGCCCGAAGTGATGTATGAGAAGGCGGGCCTCGACCGCGACGGGATCGTCGATACGGTTTTCCGCGCGCTCGGCCGCTCCGGCATCTCGACCGGCACAACGGGCTAG
- a CDS encoding pirin family protein, translated as MSFFPGQDPEFGDAQSCNAVSQLIIPRTSDIGGFEVRRALPTIKRRLVGPFIFFDRMGPARFGGYGEALDVKPHPHIGLSTVTYLTTGEIGHRDTLGNHTVIRPGDVNLMTAGRGIVHSERTPEDLRLRPHALSGVQTWLALPESDEETDPTFGHTEKNALPTISEAGVSGRVVLGDFCGLKADVRTFTDTLFVDIALRPGARFSFPAEHEERAIYVLEGEVEIAGDRFGPEQLLVLAPLDTITISGSGEHGCRLMLFGGAALEKPRHIWWNFVSSSKERIEQAKEDWRQGRFGLVPGDETEFVPLPGR; from the coding sequence ATGTCGTTTTTCCCCGGACAAGACCCCGAATTCGGCGACGCACAGTCGTGCAATGCCGTCTCGCAATTGATCATTCCGCGCACCAGCGATATCGGCGGCTTCGAGGTGCGTCGCGCGCTGCCGACGATCAAGCGCAGACTCGTTGGGCCTTTTATCTTCTTTGATCGCATGGGCCCGGCGCGCTTCGGCGGCTATGGCGAGGCGCTCGACGTCAAGCCGCATCCCCATATCGGGCTTTCGACCGTGACCTATCTGACCACGGGCGAGATCGGCCACCGCGACACGCTCGGCAACCATACCGTCATCCGGCCCGGCGACGTGAACCTGATGACGGCCGGGCGCGGCATCGTCCATTCGGAGCGCACGCCGGAGGATCTCCGGCTGCGCCCGCATGCGCTCTCCGGCGTCCAGACCTGGCTCGCCCTGCCGGAAAGCGACGAGGAGACCGACCCGACCTTCGGCCATACGGAAAAGAACGCGCTGCCAACGATTTCGGAGGCGGGCGTCAGCGGGCGCGTGGTGCTCGGCGATTTCTGCGGCTTGAAGGCCGATGTCCGGACCTTCACAGACACCCTGTTCGTCGACATTGCGCTCAGGCCCGGCGCGCGGTTTTCCTTTCCCGCCGAGCATGAGGAGCGCGCGATCTACGTGCTGGAAGGCGAAGTGGAGATTGCCGGCGATCGCTTCGGCCCGGAGCAATTGCTGGTTCTGGCGCCCCTCGACACGATCACGATTTCCGGTTCCGGGGAACACGGATGCCGTCTCATGCTTTTCGGAGGAGCGGCTTTGGAAAAACCGCGGCATATCTGGTGGAACTTCGTCTCCTCCTCGAAGGAGCGCATCGAGCAGGCAAAGGAAGACTGGCGGCAGGGCCGATTCGGCCTCGTCCCCGGCGATGAAACGGAATTTGTTCCTTTGCCCGGACGCTGA
- a CDS encoding exodeoxyribonuclease VII small subunit — MTDPAKPTAVSELTFERAVDELERIVARLERGDVALDESIAIYARGEELKKHCEKLLNAAEARVEKIRLDREGKPAGAEPLDEA; from the coding sequence ATGACCGATCCGGCAAAGCCGACCGCCGTTAGCGAACTCACCTTCGAGCGCGCCGTAGACGAGCTCGAACGGATCGTCGCGCGGCTTGAACGCGGCGACGTGGCGCTGGATGAATCGATCGCCATCTATGCGCGCGGCGAGGAACTGAAGAAGCACTGCGAAAAGCTGCTGAACGCGGCGGAAGCGCGCGTGGAGAAAATCAGGCTCGACCGCGAGGGAAAACCCGCCGGAGCCGAACCGCTTGACGAGGCCTGA
- a CDS encoding acyl-CoA thioesterase: MDDRHPERIELRVPYRDIDMHGRMHTAAYIEHAEEALAHFWRFRPEVANEPAYVVRKVGCTYYRGLRNGELAELTVRAAKIGGKSIGFNVAVQAGNEIAAEVELLWSAVHRDSGEPAPLPEETRDWLYSFLD, translated from the coding sequence ATGGACGACAGGCATCCGGAGCGAATTGAACTGCGCGTTCCCTACCGGGATATCGATATGCACGGGCGCATGCACACGGCCGCCTATATCGAGCACGCGGAAGAGGCGCTTGCGCATTTCTGGCGGTTTCGTCCCGAAGTCGCAAACGAGCCGGCCTATGTGGTGCGCAAGGTCGGCTGCACCTATTACCGGGGCCTTCGCAACGGCGAACTCGCGGAACTGACCGTCAGGGCGGCAAAGATCGGCGGCAAGTCGATCGGCTTCAATGTCGCCGTGCAGGCCGGCAACGAGATCGCCGCAGAGGTCGAGCTCCTGTGGAGCGCCGTCCATCGCGACAGCGGCGAGCCCGCGCCCCTGCCTGAGGAAACGCGGGACTGGCTTTATTCCTTCCTCGACTGA
- a CDS encoding biotin transporter BioY: protein MTSRDLVLVALFTAIIVALGILPPIPLAFIPVPITAQTLGVMLAGLILGRRRGAAAVLLMFVLVAIGLPVLSGGRGGLGAFVGPTAGFLIGWLPGAYIAGGLAEMHADTKSALRQTFGFFIAAAMGGIVVVYFFGIAWLAFGVGLGISKAVAGTVAFVPGDLVKAALAALAARAVMVGYPLLPRRSA, encoded by the coding sequence ATGACCTCACGCGATCTGGTTCTGGTTGCGCTTTTCACGGCCATCATCGTGGCGCTCGGCATTCTTCCGCCGATCCCGCTCGCCTTCATCCCCGTGCCGATCACCGCGCAGACGCTCGGCGTCATGCTCGCCGGCCTGATCCTCGGGCGCAGGCGCGGCGCGGCTGCCGTTCTTCTCATGTTCGTTCTGGTCGCCATCGGCCTGCCTGTGCTTTCCGGCGGACGCGGCGGACTGGGCGCCTTCGTCGGCCCCACGGCCGGCTTCCTCATTGGCTGGCTGCCGGGCGCCTATATCGCCGGCGGCCTTGCGGAAATGCATGCCGATACAAAGAGCGCGCTGCGCCAGACCTTCGGCTTCTTCATTGCCGCAGCCATGGGCGGCATCGTGGTGGTCTATTTCTTCGGCATCGCCTGGCTTGCCTTCGGCGTCGGGCTCGGCATCTCCAAGGCCGTGGCGGGAACGGTCGCCTTCGTGCCCGGAGACCTGGTCAAGGCCGCCCTTGCCGCCCTTGCCGCCCGCGCGGTGATGGTCGGCTACCCGCTGCTGCCGCGACGCTCGGCCTGA
- a CDS encoding energy-coupling factor transporter transmembrane component T family protein, with amino-acid sequence MQSLYVEGNTLLHRLPPGLKLGGLVVFSIAVFFSGDLVFLGALLALAAGLYVSLPMRPRQALARLLPIGAAILLVGGFNLIFSPWQVAAVSVLRLSALMFLAAAITAATPVPDFIDTVTRFAMPLERAGLVKAADIGLAIGLVIRFVPDILQRYHAIRDAHRARGIRFRPSGAIVPLIILTLRDADSIADAIDARGIRGGQEKRKTK; translated from the coding sequence ATGCAGTCGCTTTATGTCGAGGGCAACACGCTTCTGCACCGCCTGCCGCCGGGCTTGAAACTTGGCGGGCTGGTCGTCTTCTCCATTGCCGTCTTCTTTTCCGGCGATCTCGTCTTTCTCGGCGCGCTGCTCGCCCTTGCCGCGGGGCTTTACGTCTCCCTGCCGATGCGGCCGCGCCAGGCGCTCGCCCGGCTCTTGCCGATCGGGGCGGCGATCCTTCTCGTCGGTGGCTTCAATCTGATCTTCAGCCCCTGGCAGGTGGCGGCGGTCTCCGTTCTCCGGCTTTCGGCGCTGATGTTCCTGGCAGCCGCGATCACGGCAGCGACGCCGGTTCCGGACTTCATCGATACCGTCACGCGCTTCGCCATGCCGCTTGAGCGCGCCGGCCTCGTCAAGGCGGCCGATATCGGCCTTGCGATCGGACTTGTCATCCGCTTCGTGCCGGATATCCTGCAACGCTATCACGCCATTCGCGATGCGCACCGGGCGCGGGGCATCCGCTTCAGGCCATCCGGCGCAATCGTCCCGCTGATCATCTTGACCTTGCGGGACGCCGACAGTATCGCCGATGCGATTGACGCCCGCGGCATTCGCGGCGGGCAGGAAAAAAGGAAGACGAAATGA
- a CDS encoding energy-coupling factor ABC transporter ATP-binding protein, with the protein MKIEFLEAGVTYEGRTALHPLTLTLTGRRIGVIGLNGSGKTTFARLINGLTKPTTGKVRVNGRDTAEEQAAVAADAGYVFQSPQNQIILPILKDDIELGLKARGVAKTDLALRAEESLARLGIAHLATRRAHELSGGELQLAALAAVLATRPSLVILDEPTNQLDLKNRRRVAETIDALNEDVIAISHDLSTLSSFERVLLFHEGRLAGDGPAEAIIADYQAMNR; encoded by the coding sequence GTGAAAATCGAATTTCTGGAAGCCGGCGTGACCTATGAGGGCCGCACGGCCCTTCACCCGCTGACATTGACGCTCACCGGCCGCCGCATCGGCGTTATCGGCCTGAATGGTTCCGGAAAGACCACTTTTGCCCGGCTGATCAACGGGTTGACGAAGCCGACGACCGGAAAAGTGCGCGTCAATGGCCGCGACACGGCGGAGGAACAGGCAGCGGTCGCAGCCGATGCCGGCTATGTGTTCCAGTCGCCGCAAAACCAGATCATCCTGCCGATCCTGAAGGACGATATCGAGCTTGGCCTCAAGGCGCGCGGCGTGGCGAAGACGGACCTGGCTCTGCGCGCGGAGGAAAGCCTTGCGCGGCTCGGCATCGCCCACCTCGCTACGCGCCGCGCCCACGAACTCTCCGGCGGGGAACTGCAACTCGCAGCCCTTGCCGCCGTGCTCGCCACCCGCCCTTCCCTGGTCATCCTCGACGAGCCGACCAACCAGCTCGACCTGAAGAACCGCCGCCGGGTCGCCGAAACCATTGATGCGCTCAATGAGGATGTGATCGCGATTTCGCACGATCTTTCAACGCTTTCCTCTTTCGAGCGCGTGTTGCTGTTCCATGAGGGCAGGCTTGCCGGGGACGGTCCGGCAGAGGCGATCATCGCGGACTATCAGGCGATGAACCGCTGA